CATATAAAAAAATGAAAGTTGTGATCCTATGCAGCATTACATGAAACAGATGCTGGTCACAGCCCTTGACCGTACATTGCCTATATTCATCGAAATGATGGGCTGGAATGAATGGCAGGAAGAATTTATACGACCGCAAGGTTACCACTGTTATCATTGGCTGCAGACAACCGGCGGGGAAGGATTGTTTGAATGTTCCGGTAATACCGTGACCCTATCGCCAAATCAAGGGATTTTGTTACAGCCCAACGTTCCGCACCGTTATAAAACCCTTTCTCATCCTTGGTCGACGTGGTATGTCACGTTTAGTGGAAATTCTGCGCCATTCATCGTTTCCGCTCTCGGATTGACGACATCCTCCGTCATTCGTTGGGAACCAAATTCACGATTATCTACGCTGCATAAAAGAAGCCGAAAATTGGCAGACCGGAATTTCGATTTCAACGGAATGGAAGGTTCTGCGTTTGTCTATCGTTTTCTAATCGATCTGAAACAATATGGACAGGTTGATAATCAACGTTCCTTTTCCCAACATACAGCCAGATTAACGCCTCTTTTTCGATTTCTTGATGAGAATTATTCAAACCCGGTTTTTGGATTGAGCCACATGACGGATTTCGCCGGCGTCAGTTCCCAACATTTGAACAACCTGTTCAGAAAAACAACAGGGATGAGTCCATACCAATACCTCATCCATTTGCGAGTTCAGAAAGCCAAAGGGTTTCTGGTTAACGAAGAAAGCCTCACTGTGAAGGCGATCGCCTCCATGGTGGGTTTTTTGGATACCAGTCATTTTGTATCTACTTTCAGGAAAATCGAATCGTTGACTCCTGAGAGATATCGGAATCTAAATATTCGTATCAATAACTCAAATTGAGCCAATAGAAGCCAAGCTCGTTAAGGGGTCTGTCAAGAAATTTGTAAACACATTTATAAGGCATTCCCCCGGAGGGGGAATGCCCGTTTAGCGTAAGTGCCGACCGACTCGATCGGGGAAGAAGACCGAGAGCTGGAGCAGCATTTGAAGATGACGGACCGTCCGAATGTCATAGCTTCCTTTACAGATGACATTTTGATCGGGACCCACAGCATGGGCAGCATTGCTGCGCAGCGAAAAAGAATATGCGCTTCGGTCAGGCGAATGATCGAGCCGGAAAGCGTGTTTGGTCGGATCAAGAATAACCGAGGATTTTTCCGTTTTCTGCTTCGAGGCTTTCCAAAAGTAAGCCTTGAGGTCGGGTGGCTTACCCTTGCCCACAATTTGCTGAAGAAGTCGGCAAACCCAAAAAACAAAGTAGCTGAACGGGTCTAACGACCCCGATCAGCTACTTTGCACGTTTATGCCTCATTTTCATGAAAATAGGCACCCCCCTTTTGGGACAACCTCATAAAAATGAAAAATCAGCACTACATGCGACTTCTAATGTTACCATGTTCTTGTCACCCGACAGCAGGCATGCCTCCTGGCTGTCAAATCTTACGCGTACCAGCAGGCTTTGGAGAAGAAGCCGCTTTTCAACATTCTCCGCCAACTCCGACTGTCGGCCTAAAATCGATTTGACCGTCTACACTACCCGTCTCCGTCTGGGATTACATCAGGTCCATTTTGCAAGAGTCCAATTATTTACTATTCTGATCCTTGTAATTCTTTATATATTCGTCTTGAACGGCTTTGCCGCCCTGATCCATGTACTGTTGAACCAATGATTTGTACAGGCCATCGACATCGGCTGGTTTAGCAACAATGAGTTTTGCGAGCATTTGTGCTGAAAGATTTGTAAGCGCTGCGTTGTATTTTGCATCGGCTGTATTCGGTAATGCATAGTAATACGAAGTATAATAGTCCGTCAAACCGACCTTTAAAGCATTCTCGACATCCGTTTCATAACCGGGATATCCAGCGGAAACGGCTGCCGTATTTTTCTTCGGATCACCAAGCTCGATACCGTTCGATAGGATATCATAGTCGAGGTTATTTGCAACCGTCATCATTTTTTCGCCGGAATTTGTTGTTCCCGTCTGTTTTGGAACACCGTTAACCATGTTGTAGTCTACGCCTTCTTGACCGTTCTGGAGGAAGAGGGTTACCTTGGGATCAGCCATCCAGT
This genomic window from Paenibacillus humicola contains:
- a CDS encoding AraC family transcriptional regulator; translated protein: MKQMLVTALDRTLPIFIEMMGWNEWQEEFIRPQGYHCYHWLQTTGGEGLFECSGNTVTLSPNQGILLQPNVPHRYKTLSHPWSTWYVTFSGNSAPFIVSALGLTTSSVIRWEPNSRLSTLHKRSRKLADRNFDFNGMEGSAFVYRFLIDLKQYGQVDNQRSFSQHTARLTPLFRFLDENYSNPVFGLSHMTDFAGVSSQHLNNLFRKTTGMSPYQYLIHLRVQKAKGFLVNEESLTVKAIASMVGFLDTSHFVSTFRKIESLTPERYRNLNIRINNSN